A DNA window from Mya arenaria isolate MELC-2E11 chromosome 17, ASM2691426v1 contains the following coding sequences:
- the LOC128223673 gene encoding ribosome-recycling factor, mitochondrial-like, which yields MLHQRPIRQLLQLVQASRTNVKSSVVKQTLAACRENQTMCHRSLSHLAATTTSTHMHGNDQVCLQRSLPQLLYVPVRHKKGMDKQSRKGQKGSVVLEDSEMEEFVDIHHYRLDLDRILDEMRQEFLQNLSLRTNIGVYGKLNIKTNDGTFPLNQIAAIVQKSPTLVVINMGKSAHYIANVMSTLTNSGMNLNPQQEGQATIYLAIPKVSTEHREKLSKSAKTIFNKTKDNLNGVYSKYLKNAGQRKQALPREVNQQMLMEKDDHVKNAEIMMKAKIDELMG from the exons ATGTTGCATCAAAGGCCTATTCGACAATTACTTCAACTAGTGCAAGCTTCACGTACAAATGTTAAATCATCAGTGGTAAAACAAACCCTTGCAGCATGCAGAGAAAATCAGACAATGTGTCACAGATCCCTTAGCCATTTGGCAGCAACAACCACTAGCACACATATGCATGGGAATGATCAAGTTTGTCTGCAAAGATCATTGCCACAGCTGTTATATGTGCCGGTACGACACAAGAAGGGAATGGACAAACAAAGCAGGAAAGGCCAAAAAg GCAGTGTAGTTCTTGAAGATTCAGAAATGGAAGAATTTGTGGACATTCATCATTATCGACTGGACCTTGATCGCATTTTGGATGAAATGAGGCAGGAATTTCTACAAAACCTTTCCTTACGAACTAACATCG GTGTTTACGGAAAGCTGAACATCAAAACAAATGATGGCACATTTCCTCTCAACCAGATAGCCGCCATTGTCCAGAAGTCTCCTACACTCGTGGTCATCAACATGGGGAAATCTGCTCAT TACATTGCTAATGTGATGTCAACCCTTACCAACTCAGGGATGAATTTGAACCCCCAGCAGGAAGGTCAGGCGACAATCTATCTCGCCATACCAAA GGTATCCACGGAACACAGAGAAAAGTTATCAAAGAGTGCCAAAACAATCTTCAACAAAACGAAAGACAATTTAAATGGTGTGTACTCCAAGTACCTGAAAAACGCCGGCCAAAGAAAGCAGGCGTTGCCAAGAGAAGTAAACCAACAG ATGTTGATGGAGAAAGATGATCATGTGAAGAATGCCGAGATCATGATGAAGGCAAAAATAGATGAACTGATGGGATAA
- the LOC128222701 gene encoding uncharacterized protein LOC128222701 — MASALESLHDHDIASFVFMDLESTDLLCTRTRITELCLVAVNRLDLQGTGIFPRVTNKLTICLDPVKPVSASASVLTGLYNDTLECQKPFSCETVQLLTCFLQNLAKPVCLLAHNGNKFDFPLLMQELKRISMSLDATLLCADTLEAFRALDGWEPAGGKVPCICQFCIQCRNNRTPSREPVKPEPLAPMKRKLINGARSQDERVKIRRLEEQVNTSPVSRYQRELTINDTNNNARRTLVFGAERNAENSEENVDGRDFQLSKARCRRKLSFGDKQKETNAELEKGESGENCVLNKMLDGSENERKPGELDSQFSVGMEDDIYLEALENVEKQLGISETKDIEYESSKPDQEEKKTDFGVKNIETENDTNATRESNPAENCKTNTTETTRINAGCFVTNGSGYIVVTGRVEQSEIKLSTGPKTFGEANMMEVTEETVEQVGGSGENVTEHDNNVKQEPNSSSQAQSKTSQTDTDSDSEDQNDQKLFENQSKNNESTNSNKTPERQANSVAINVPSGSQTNHSPSSPSPQKPPSYKLQEIYLRTFGNRPQQTHKAEDDCVTLVKIAKKTKDFIVWVNLHAKPFSSFANH, encoded by the exons ATGGCATCTGCACTTGAGAGCTTGCATGACCATGACATTGCGTCATTCGTCTTCATGGACCTTGAAAGCACAGATCTACTATGCACTCGAACACGTATCACGGAGCTGTGCTTGGTAGCCGTCAACAGACTGGACCTTCAGGGGACAGGAATATTCCCAAGAGTGACCAATAAACTAACCATCTGCTTGGACCCAGTCAAGCCTGTTTCTGCTTCTGCCAGTGTATTGACAG GTTTATACAATGACACTTTGGAATGCCAGAAACCTTTCTCATGTGAAACAGTGCAACTTCTTACCTGTTTCCTACAAAATTTGGCCAAGCCAGTTTGCCTTCTAGCTCATAATGGAAATAAGTTTGACTTTCCTCTGCTTATGCAAGAGCTCAAGCGTATCAGCATGTCATTAGACGCAACCTTACTATGTGCTGATACTTTAGAGGCATTTCGTGCCTTGGACGGTTGGGAACCTGCAGGCGGAAAAGTTCCCTGCATTTGTCAATTCTGCATACAATGTAGAAACAATCGAACCCCAAGCCGAGAACCAGTAAAGCCGGAACCTTTAGCTCCAATGAAGAGAAAATTGATAAATGGTGCAAGATCGCAAGATGAAAGAGTCAAGATCCGAAGACTTGAAGAGCAGGTGAATACTTCACCGGTTAGTCGATATCAGAGAGAACTGACaataaatgatacaaataaCAATGCTAGAAGGACTTTGGTATTTGGAGCAGAACGTAATGCTGAAAACTCTGAAGAAAACGTAGATGGGAGAGACTTCCAGTTATCAAAAGCAAGATGCAGAAGAAAGCTCAGTTTTGGAgataaacaaaaagaaacaaatgcTGAATTGGAAAAGGGTGAAAGCGGTGAAAATTGTGTGCTAAATAAGATGCTTGATGGATctgaaaatgaaagaaaaccCGGTGAATTGGACAGTCAGTTTTCTGTTGGTATGGAAGATGACATTTATTTGGAAGCtttggaaaatgttgaaaagcaACTTGGTATTTCTGAGACTAAAGACATTGAATACGAATCATCTAAGCCTGATCAAGAAGAAAAGAAGACTGACTTTggtgtaaaaaatattgagacTGAAAATGATACAAACGCAACTCGTGAGTCAAATCCAGCTGAAAACTGTAAAACAAATACTACAGAAACTACTAGAATAAATGCTGGTTGCTTTGTAACAAATGGATCAGGGTATATTGTAGTTACTGGCAGAGTGGAGCAAAGTGAAATTAAGTTATCCACTGGTCCAAAAACATTTGGAGAAGCTAACATGATGGAAGTCACTGAAGAAACAGTTGAGCAAGTTGGTGGTTCTGGTGAGAATGTTACTGAACATGATAACAATGTGAAGCAAGAACCTAACAGTAGTAGCCAGGCTCAGTCAAAAACCTCTCAGACAGATACTGACTCTGATTCAGAGGATCAAAATGATCAAAAGCTTTTTGAAAATCAATCAAAGAACAATGAATCAACAAATTCCAATAAAACACCAGAAAGACAAGCAAACAGTGTAGCGATAAATGTACCATCTGGGTCTCAAACAAATCACTCACCCAGTTCCCCATCACCACAAAAACCACCCTCGTACAAGCTGCAAGAAATTTATTTGAGAACATTCGGCAATAGGCCTCAACAAACCCATAAAGCTGAGGATGATTGTGTCACTTTggtcaaaattgcaaaaaagaCCAAAGACTTTATTGTTTGGGTAAATCTGCATGCGAAACCATTTTCGTCATTTGCTAATCATTAA